The Aggregicoccus sp. 17bor-14 genome includes a region encoding these proteins:
- a CDS encoding pitrilysin family protein, whose product MSISKTQAKTKAGARSGALTLPPLVESTTSSGVKVIAAERGPLPLVAIRLVLRVGSVADPKDKFGLADFTARLLRRGTRMLGAQDIDEAVEFVGASLAVGVSEEATSLHLTTPAEHFGEMMAVLGQLVREPTFPQAEVELSRARALAQFANDLDDPSVLADRAFTRALWGEHPYGHDVGGRSAHVKTFTREDVVAFQQAHYGPRVAMLVVVGAVSPKQVAAEAEKAFAGWSGGPEAPVTVPESERIPGQGRVLVVDKPDQTQSQVRIGGPGFRMGHPDFFPATAMNIAVGGGFTSRLVDEIRVNRGLSYGAGSYFEALRAGGIFAITTFTKTQSTREIIDVALGEVAKVREKGLKPKELESAQTYLAGLYPLRTETNESIAAGIVDIRLHGLGDDWVERFRDRLRAVTPAQVRAVAKKYLLPEPPAIVVLGKAEAVRKQLKGLGTLSVVPASDFE is encoded by the coding sequence GTGAGCATCTCCAAGACCCAGGCGAAGACCAAGGCGGGCGCGCGCAGCGGCGCGCTGACCCTGCCGCCCCTCGTCGAGTCCACCACCTCCAGCGGCGTGAAGGTGATCGCTGCGGAGCGGGGGCCCCTGCCGCTCGTGGCCATCCGGCTGGTGCTGCGCGTGGGAAGCGTGGCGGACCCGAAGGACAAGTTCGGCCTCGCGGACTTCACCGCGCGCCTGCTGCGCCGCGGCACCCGCATGCTCGGCGCCCAGGACATCGACGAGGCGGTGGAGTTCGTGGGCGCGAGCCTCGCGGTGGGCGTGAGCGAGGAGGCGACGAGCCTGCACCTCACCACCCCCGCGGAGCACTTCGGGGAGATGATGGCGGTGCTCGGCCAGCTGGTGCGCGAGCCCACCTTCCCGCAGGCCGAGGTGGAGCTGTCGCGGGCGCGCGCGCTCGCGCAGTTCGCGAACGACCTGGACGATCCCTCCGTGCTCGCGGACCGCGCCTTCACCCGCGCGCTGTGGGGCGAGCACCCCTACGGCCACGACGTGGGCGGCCGCTCCGCGCACGTGAAGACCTTCACCCGCGAGGACGTGGTCGCCTTCCAGCAGGCGCACTACGGACCGCGCGTGGCGATGCTCGTGGTGGTGGGCGCGGTGAGCCCGAAGCAGGTGGCCGCCGAGGCGGAGAAGGCCTTCGCGGGCTGGAGCGGCGGCCCCGAGGCCCCCGTCACCGTGCCTGAGTCCGAGCGCATCCCCGGCCAGGGGCGCGTGCTGGTGGTCGACAAGCCGGACCAGACCCAGTCGCAGGTGCGCATCGGCGGGCCGGGCTTCCGCATGGGACACCCGGACTTCTTCCCCGCCACGGCGATGAACATCGCGGTGGGCGGCGGCTTCACCTCGCGCCTGGTGGACGAGATCCGCGTGAACCGCGGCCTCTCCTACGGCGCGGGCAGCTACTTCGAGGCGCTGCGCGCGGGCGGCATCTTCGCCATCACCACCTTCACCAAGACCCAGTCCACGCGCGAGATCATCGACGTGGCGCTCGGCGAGGTCGCGAAGGTGCGCGAGAAGGGGCTCAAGCCGAAGGAGCTGGAGAGCGCGCAGACCTACCTCGCGGGGCTCTATCCGCTGCGCACGGAGACCAACGAGAGCATCGCCGCGGGCATCGTGGACATCCGCCTACACGGCCTCGGCGACGACTGGGTGGAGCGCTTCCGCGACCGCCTGCGCGCGGTGACCCCGGCGCAGGTGCGCGCGGTGGCGAAGAAGTACCTGCTGCCCGAGCCTCCGGCGATCGTCGTGCTGGGCAAGGCGGAGGCGGTGCGCAAGCAGCTCAAGGGCCTGGGGACGCTCTCCGTGGTTCCCGCCTCGGACTTCGAGTGA
- a CDS encoding RNA pseudouridine synthase has product MSSVRVLFEGAGLLVVDKPAGVLVIPGRSEEAGPSLREQLEAQLRRKVYVVHRLDRDTSGALVFALDAAVHRTLSMAFEEGRVRKRYLALVEGRLEAPQRVELALAAGRKGRMRPARPGEEGKPSVTEVRPVERFSTASLVEAEPLTGRTHQIRVHLTAIGHPLLMDHQYARDTPLTAADLGGEGTQPVLARTPLHAARLEWPALAGVAAGAVEAPLPADMAAAIALLQMPVP; this is encoded by the coding sequence GTGAGCTCCGTCCGCGTTCTCTTCGAGGGCGCGGGCCTGCTCGTGGTCGACAAGCCGGCCGGGGTGCTCGTCATCCCCGGCCGCAGCGAGGAGGCCGGGCCGTCTCTGCGCGAGCAGCTGGAGGCCCAGCTGCGCCGTAAGGTGTACGTGGTGCACCGGCTCGATCGGGACACCTCGGGAGCGCTGGTGTTCGCGCTGGATGCGGCGGTGCACCGCACGCTGTCCATGGCCTTCGAGGAGGGGCGCGTGCGCAAGCGCTACCTTGCGCTCGTGGAGGGCCGCCTCGAGGCGCCGCAGCGGGTGGAGCTCGCGCTCGCGGCCGGGCGCAAAGGGCGAATGCGGCCCGCGCGCCCCGGTGAGGAGGGCAAGCCCTCGGTGACGGAGGTGCGCCCCGTGGAGCGCTTCTCCACGGCGTCGCTGGTGGAGGCCGAGCCTCTCACGGGCCGCACGCACCAAATCCGCGTTCACCTCACGGCGATCGGCCACCCGCTGCTGATGGATCACCAGTACGCCCGGGATACGCCCCTGACGGCGGCGGACCTGGGCGGGGAGGGGACGCAGCCAGTGCTCGCGCGCACTCCGCTGCATGCGGCGAGGCTCGAGTGGCCCGCGCTGGCCGGAGTCGCTGCCGGTGCGGTGGAGGCGCCGCTTCCCGCAGACATGGCCGCGGCGATCGCGTTGCTGCAAATGCCCGTGCCCTGA
- the alr gene encoding alanine racemase, whose protein sequence is MAETAGGRSGAGATPGCASWLELSAQALRENVALFRTLEGAHATPRSLGSVLKGNAYGHGFEQMLPLVHDSVDVLYVITPQDGLAIREWERAGAHPQRQVLVIGAIVAEEAVALARAGVDAVLADTSWVDMVPVLRAARLTQPLRVHVHLDTGLGREGFTLAQLPGDVAFLRDSADVLEVVGALSHFANTEDVTEQAYAQSQLDTFEEGLTRLRGALPHTRTLQRHMAASAASFALPRSRYEALRIGISLYGLWPSPETRLSTKLVLGHVPTLHPVLRWRCPSQVVKWLPAGSYVGYGCTYRCSEPTRVAVLPVGYFDGYPRLLSGRAHVLVNGRRCPVLGRVMMNHIVVDVTRAARDERPVVATLIGNDGDESVSAETVAGWAQTISYELVTRIGSHLKRVVVD, encoded by the coding sequence ATGGCAGAGACAGCAGGGGGCCGCAGCGGCGCAGGCGCCACACCGGGGTGTGCGTCCTGGCTCGAGCTGAGCGCCCAGGCCCTGCGCGAGAACGTGGCGCTGTTCCGCACGCTCGAGGGGGCCCACGCCACGCCTCGCTCGCTCGGCTCGGTGCTCAAGGGCAACGCCTACGGCCACGGCTTCGAGCAGATGCTCCCGCTCGTCCACGACTCGGTGGACGTGCTCTACGTCATCACCCCGCAGGACGGCCTCGCCATCCGCGAGTGGGAGCGCGCGGGCGCGCACCCGCAGCGCCAGGTGCTCGTCATCGGCGCCATCGTGGCGGAGGAGGCGGTCGCGCTCGCGCGCGCCGGGGTGGACGCGGTGCTCGCGGACACCTCGTGGGTGGACATGGTGCCCGTGCTGCGGGCAGCCCGCTTGACGCAGCCCCTGCGCGTCCACGTGCACCTGGACACGGGCCTCGGCCGCGAGGGCTTCACGCTCGCGCAGCTGCCCGGCGACGTGGCGTTCCTGCGCGACAGCGCGGACGTGCTCGAGGTGGTGGGGGCGCTGAGCCACTTCGCCAACACCGAGGACGTGACCGAGCAGGCCTACGCGCAGTCGCAGCTCGACACCTTCGAGGAGGGGCTCACCCGCCTGCGCGGCGCGCTGCCGCACACCCGCACGCTGCAGCGGCACATGGCCGCGAGCGCCGCGAGCTTCGCCCTCCCCCGCTCCCGCTACGAGGCGCTGCGCATCGGCATCTCGCTCTACGGCCTCTGGCCCTCGCCCGAGACGCGCCTGAGCACGAAGCTGGTGCTGGGCCACGTGCCCACGCTGCACCCCGTGCTGCGCTGGCGCTGCCCGAGCCAGGTGGTGAAGTGGCTGCCCGCCGGCAGCTACGTGGGCTACGGCTGCACCTACCGCTGCTCCGAGCCCACGCGGGTGGCGGTCCTCCCCGTGGGCTACTTCGATGGCTACCCGCGCCTGCTCTCGGGGCGCGCCCACGTGCTCGTCAACGGCCGGCGCTGCCCCGTGCTCGGCCGCGTGATGATGAATCACATCGTGGTGGACGTGACGCGCGCTGCCCGGGACGAGCGGCCCGTCGTCGCGACCCTCATCGGGAACGACGGAGACGAGAGCGTCTCCGCTGAGACCGTGGCCGGGTGGGCGCAGACCATCTCGTACGAGCTGGTGACGCGCATCGGCTCGCACCTGAAGCGGGTGGTCGTCGACTAG
- a CDS encoding HAD-IG family 5'-nucleotidase gives MSPLLKPAAPIPGGLSTGPLHGSFRSALALERAEAALQKADALLADEPLTQMLSVPRERREVERSREIFVNRNLRLAKVDLVGFDMDYTLAIYHMRRIEQLSFDMTLAKLVSERGYPREVGLLQYDHHFVMRGLAVDRANGNLVKMDRFGHVGRAFHGLRPLKPEVWRALYKERQVRFKDPQFAWVDTLFALPEACLFAGIIELQESMGQSVDYGKLYDDIRDAIDTVHRDNSLKRELRKDLGRYIFKDPELGPALHKLRSAGKKLFLLTNSAWDYTDAVMRYLLDGVVAEYPSWRNYFDFVVTQASKPGFFTQQRPFLELDDSTEEGRVVGEAKSLERGKVYQGGNLVQFEQLSGFTGDSVLYVGDHIFGDILRSKKSSLWRTCMIVQEIEDEISYTEARTDEISRLSELEHLRARLDDEVSVRKALLNTLDRRLERVPDLSEEERARLEAERREAKHELEHLRRSLRSATDAADVLERDVEEGFNPYWGLLFKEGNENSRFGEQVEAYACLYTSRVSNFLHYSPTHYFRSPRELMPHEQAGAPSAQMSPLGGDGLPRAATGARDGT, from the coding sequence GTGAGCCCTCTCTTGAAACCTGCCGCCCCCATCCCCGGCGGCCTGTCCACGGGTCCTCTGCACGGCAGCTTCCGCTCGGCCCTCGCGCTCGAGCGGGCGGAGGCCGCGCTGCAGAAGGCCGATGCGCTGCTCGCGGACGAGCCCCTCACCCAGATGCTCAGCGTGCCGCGCGAGCGGCGCGAGGTGGAGCGCAGCCGCGAGATCTTCGTGAACCGCAACCTGCGGCTCGCCAAGGTGGACCTCGTCGGCTTCGACATGGACTACACGCTGGCCATCTACCACATGCGTCGCATCGAGCAGCTCTCGTTCGACATGACGCTGGCGAAGCTGGTGTCCGAGCGCGGGTACCCGCGAGAGGTGGGGCTGCTCCAGTACGATCACCACTTCGTCATGCGCGGGCTCGCGGTGGACCGCGCGAACGGCAACCTGGTGAAGATGGACCGCTTCGGCCACGTGGGCCGGGCGTTCCACGGCCTGCGCCCGCTCAAGCCCGAGGTGTGGCGCGCGCTCTACAAGGAGCGCCAGGTGCGCTTCAAGGACCCGCAGTTCGCGTGGGTGGACACGCTCTTCGCCCTGCCCGAGGCCTGCCTCTTCGCCGGCATCATCGAGCTGCAGGAGTCGATGGGCCAGAGCGTGGACTACGGCAAGCTCTACGACGACATCCGCGACGCCATCGACACGGTGCACCGCGACAACTCGCTCAAGCGCGAGCTGCGCAAGGACCTGGGCCGCTACATCTTCAAGGACCCGGAGCTGGGCCCCGCGCTGCACAAGCTGCGCTCGGCGGGCAAGAAGCTGTTCCTGCTCACCAACTCCGCGTGGGACTACACGGACGCGGTGATGCGCTACCTGCTGGACGGCGTGGTGGCCGAGTACCCGAGCTGGCGCAACTACTTCGACTTCGTCGTCACGCAGGCCTCGAAGCCGGGCTTCTTCACCCAGCAGCGCCCCTTCCTCGAGCTGGACGACTCCACGGAGGAGGGCCGCGTCGTGGGCGAGGCGAAGTCACTGGAGCGCGGCAAGGTGTACCAGGGCGGCAACCTGGTGCAGTTCGAGCAGCTCTCGGGCTTCACGGGCGACTCGGTGCTCTACGTGGGCGACCACATCTTCGGAGACATCCTGCGCTCGAAGAAGAGCTCGCTGTGGCGCACCTGCATGATCGTGCAGGAGATCGAGGACGAGATCTCCTACACCGAGGCGCGCACGGACGAGATCTCCCGCCTCAGTGAGCTCGAGCACCTGCGCGCGCGGCTCGACGACGAGGTGTCGGTGCGCAAGGCCCTGCTCAACACCCTGGACCGGCGGCTCGAGCGCGTGCCCGACCTGAGCGAGGAGGAGCGCGCGCGCCTGGAGGCGGAGCGGCGCGAGGCGAAGCACGAGCTCGAGCACCTGCGGCGCTCCCTGCGCAGCGCCACGGACGCTGCGGACGTGCTCGAGCGCGACGTGGAGGAGGGCTTCAATCCCTACTGGGGCCTGCTCTTCAAGGAGGGCAACGAGAACAGCCGCTTCGGCGAGCAGGTGGAGGCCTACGCCTGCCTCTACACCAGCCGCGTCTCCAACTTCCTGCACTACTCGCCCACCCACTACTTCCGCAGCCCGCGCGAGCTGATGCCGCACGAGCAGGCGGGCGCGCCGTCCGCGCAGATGTCGCCGCTGGGCGGAGACGGCCTGCCGCGCGCCGCCACCGGCGCGCGCGACGGCACCTAG
- a CDS encoding pitrilysin family protein, producing MPKASSRTASARKADPVLQSLFDVQEATLSNGLRVRLVENHQAPVCSLYLFFQVGSRNERPGITGISHLFEHMMFNGAKKYGPKQFDRVLESNGGRSNAYTSNDMTVYYEDFSSDALETVLDLESDRMAALRISDTSLASEREVVKEERRVRVDNDISGIMDEELGTLVYKAHPYRWPVIGWMADIENIKREDCEAYFRTYYAPNNAVLYIAGDIDAKKTLALVKRYFGKIPKGPPAEPVINAEPEQKGERRATVRHPAQSPSLMIGYQGPAARDPDTLVLDVIQYALTKGEGSRLTRSLVYEQQIAVSLMLDWSWRIDPGTVLLYTELKPDSDPKQVEEALYAELAKVAAEGLTERELQKAKNNLRADHLRELATNSGRAHALGTYEALLGSWREGLTLPSAYAAVDNARIKAVAAKYFAPERRSIVTLVPEGATP from the coding sequence ATGCCGAAGGCCTCGTCCCGCACGGCGTCCGCCCGCAAGGCGGACCCCGTCCTGCAATCTCTCTTCGACGTCCAGGAAGCCACCCTCTCCAACGGCCTGCGCGTGCGGCTCGTGGAGAATCACCAGGCGCCCGTGTGCAGCCTCTACCTGTTCTTCCAGGTGGGCAGCCGCAACGAGCGCCCCGGCATCACCGGCATCAGCCACCTCTTCGAGCACATGATGTTCAACGGGGCGAAGAAGTACGGCCCCAAGCAGTTCGACCGCGTGCTCGAGTCCAACGGCGGCCGCTCCAACGCGTACACGTCCAACGACATGACCGTGTACTACGAGGACTTCTCCTCGGACGCGCTGGAGACCGTGCTCGACCTCGAGTCCGACCGCATGGCGGCCCTGCGCATCTCCGACACCAGCCTCGCCAGCGAGCGCGAGGTGGTGAAGGAGGAGCGCCGCGTGCGCGTGGACAACGACATCAGCGGCATCATGGACGAGGAGCTGGGCACGCTCGTCTACAAGGCGCACCCCTACCGCTGGCCGGTCATCGGCTGGATGGCGGACATCGAGAACATCAAGCGCGAGGACTGCGAGGCCTACTTCCGCACCTACTACGCGCCCAACAACGCGGTGCTCTACATCGCAGGCGACATCGACGCGAAGAAGACCCTCGCGCTGGTGAAGCGTTACTTCGGGAAGATCCCCAAGGGGCCGCCCGCCGAGCCCGTGATCAACGCCGAGCCGGAGCAGAAGGGGGAGCGGCGCGCCACGGTGCGCCACCCCGCGCAGTCGCCCTCGCTGATGATCGGCTACCAGGGCCCGGCCGCGCGAGACCCGGACACGCTGGTGCTGGACGTCATCCAGTACGCGCTCACCAAGGGCGAGGGCAGCCGGCTCACGCGCTCGCTCGTCTACGAGCAGCAGATCGCCGTCTCGCTCATGCTGGACTGGAGCTGGCGCATCGACCCGGGCACCGTGCTGCTCTACACCGAGCTCAAGCCGGACTCGGATCCGAAGCAGGTGGAGGAGGCGCTCTACGCCGAGCTCGCGAAGGTGGCGGCCGAGGGGCTCACCGAGCGCGAGCTGCAGAAGGCGAAGAACAACCTGCGCGCGGACCACCTGCGCGAGCTCGCGACCAACAGCGGCCGCGCGCACGCGTTGGGCACCTACGAGGCGCTGCTCGGCAGCTGGCGCGAGGGGCTGACCCTGCCCTCGGCCTACGCCGCCGTGGACAACGCCCGCATCAAGGCGGTGGCGGCGAAGTACTTCGCCCCCGAGCGCCGCTCCATCGTCACCCTCGTCCCGGAAGGGGCCACGCCGTGA
- a CDS encoding response regulator transcription factor, producing the protein MNAPVRVFLVEDQPQLLRQLAKVLASYPELEVVGSARDGEDALAQLAALQPAPQVVLLDLELPGLDGIQVTARLKGHAGAPEVLILTSFEDEQRVYEAMRAGASGYLVKRQGPERIREAIREVLDGGTVLEPRIARRFWNYFQSVQAAPPAGDPPNPWDLSETELEVLRYVTKGLSNAEVGRVMALERRTVRTHLSHIYRKLGVNSHVEAVVLALQAGVVAL; encoded by the coding sequence ATGAACGCGCCCGTCCGCGTCTTCCTCGTCGAGGACCAGCCACAGCTCCTGCGCCAGCTCGCGAAGGTGCTCGCGAGCTACCCGGAGCTGGAGGTGGTGGGCAGCGCGCGGGACGGCGAGGACGCCCTCGCGCAGCTCGCCGCGCTGCAGCCCGCCCCGCAGGTGGTGCTGCTGGACCTGGAGCTCCCGGGCCTGGACGGCATCCAGGTCACCGCCCGGCTCAAGGGGCACGCCGGGGCGCCCGAGGTCCTCATCCTCACCTCGTTCGAGGACGAGCAGCGCGTCTACGAGGCGATGCGCGCGGGCGCCTCGGGCTACCTGGTGAAGCGCCAGGGCCCCGAGCGCATCCGCGAGGCCATCCGGGAGGTGCTCGACGGCGGCACGGTGCTCGAGCCGCGCATCGCCCGGCGCTTCTGGAACTACTTCCAGTCGGTGCAGGCCGCGCCCCCGGCCGGCGACCCGCCCAACCCCTGGGATCTCTCCGAGACCGAGCTCGAGGTGCTGCGCTACGTGACCAAGGGCCTGTCCAACGCCGAGGTCGGCCGGGTGATGGCCCTGGAGCGGCGCACCGTGCGCACGCACCTCTCGCACATCTACCGGAAGCTCGGGGTGAACAGCCACGTGGAGGCGGTGGTGCTCGCCCTGCAGGCGGGGGTGGTCGCCCTCTAG
- a CDS encoding class I SAM-dependent methyltransferase, which produces MTTSGQPPEALVQRARARAREWGLPFVPRPRKAPLGPLLESVAEAFLVFEREAVTLTDRHGSFAFHAGMAHLRRMRLETGEGDTLVRLADLRPGDTVLDCTLGLGQDALVCARAVGPAGRVVGLEASLALYAVVSEGLAAYDVGPASTRVAAHHADARAWLARQESGSFDVVLFDPMFEKPKKSQPAFEVLRRFAEHAPLAPETLAEARRVARRWVLVKTGKHGEELRRLGLSAEPGSRYTSLLWARAPAL; this is translated from the coding sequence GTGACCACCAGCGGGCAGCCTCCGGAGGCGCTCGTGCAGCGCGCCCGGGCGCGCGCCCGCGAGTGGGGCCTGCCCTTCGTGCCGCGCCCGAGAAAGGCCCCGCTGGGGCCCCTGCTCGAGTCGGTGGCCGAGGCCTTCCTCGTCTTCGAGCGCGAGGCGGTCACGCTCACCGACCGCCACGGATCTTTCGCCTTCCACGCCGGCATGGCCCACCTGCGCCGCATGCGGCTGGAGACGGGGGAGGGCGACACGCTGGTGCGGCTCGCGGACCTGCGCCCCGGTGACACCGTGCTCGACTGCACGCTGGGGCTGGGCCAGGACGCGCTGGTGTGCGCGCGCGCCGTGGGCCCCGCGGGCAGGGTGGTGGGCCTGGAGGCGAGCCTCGCGCTCTACGCCGTCGTCTCCGAGGGGCTCGCAGCCTACGACGTGGGCCCCGCGTCCACGCGCGTGGCCGCGCACCACGCGGACGCCCGGGCGTGGCTCGCGCGCCAGGAGTCGGGCAGCTTCGACGTGGTGCTCTTCGACCCCATGTTCGAGAAGCCCAAGAAGTCCCAGCCCGCCTTCGAGGTGCTGCGCCGCTTCGCCGAGCACGCGCCGCTCGCCCCCGAGACGCTCGCCGAGGCGCGGCGCGTGGCGCGCCGCTGGGTGCTGGTGAAGACCGGCAAGCACGGCGAGGAGCTGAGGCGCCTGGGCCTCAGCGCCGAGCCCGGCTCGCGCTACACCTCGCTGCTCTGGGCGCGCGCTCCGGCGCTCTAG
- a CDS encoding septum formation initiator family protein: MMVRRKLLGVAVGVALLLATASVADARGFRRYLSLRQEVAALDARNRTLAEQNEALRKEISALRSDPQALERAAREELNFVKPGEIVFHLE, from the coding sequence ATGATGGTCCGTCGAAAGCTCCTGGGTGTGGCGGTCGGGGTGGCGCTGCTGCTGGCGACCGCGTCGGTGGCGGACGCGCGCGGCTTTCGCCGCTACCTCAGCCTGCGCCAGGAGGTGGCGGCGCTGGACGCCCGCAACCGCACGCTCGCCGAGCAGAACGAGGCGCTGCGCAAGGAGATCTCGGCGCTGCGCAGCGACCCGCAGGCCCTCGAGCGCGCGGCGCGCGAGGAGCTGAACTTCGTCAAGCCCGGCGAGATCGTCTTCCACTTGGAGTAG
- a CDS encoding diguanylate cyclase: MATSSAVSRLSKLVRTGVRSIPGLSALAAFAHLGRGGFRGFSTLEWMEAGLVAFLLAGLAITASRRVSRGAVGATVSFRDDVELGGPLIAASFIVVAIGGGELFPIVYLLMAFLVAFLPRNSGLALLGVAAVGDALVTLGGDERNLTAFATHTVFLALFAGLYHLVLSARIAAARRAEHDAVKNRIKEVEDRARTFRLVSSGTQDNTTGIEDQEKWVLASVKQVESTVREALEIAETALRTHTCAAFMLTSDDRGLKMQDAASASEHLHRERFAAGEGILGGVLKRKAPVRMCAAGGLKGVSYYEEGASEIRAVLAVPIVEGGGAVRGVLVADRLMAEPFSEQDERILVAIATAVLRSMEVERVMTDIRKQRDDNKKFRTAIEELNRVAKEQDVTEAVVENARVLAELDFCALTLVSEESGARMHRVVRVTGTTTSGKALEGKTFADNAGLVSNVVRYAAPLPGRDLKSMGTPVIFDEDTQVRGLAALKIFPLNADGRILGTLVAGSRRRAAFDQEVIRNLEVVALQAAQALNRAELYKAMERMATTDGLTGLFNHRTFQSKADEALAQAKRYGRKCSVILTDIDHFKSVNDTYGHPTGDAVLRNVAKILREKARDTDVVARYGGEEFAIIMPETDARGAQVIAERIREAVRAETFATEIGPLKITLSLGIATCPDSGTEKQALIDLADQCLYHAKRNGRNQSVTVAQMQGGRKLHAVEG, from the coding sequence ATGGCCACGTCCTCCGCGGTCTCGCGTCTCTCCAAGCTCGTGCGCACCGGGGTGCGCTCCATCCCGGGCCTCTCGGCGCTCGCCGCCTTCGCGCACCTGGGGCGCGGAGGCTTTCGCGGCTTCTCCACGCTCGAGTGGATGGAGGCCGGCCTCGTGGCCTTCCTGCTCGCCGGGCTCGCGATCACCGCCTCCCGGCGCGTGAGCCGCGGCGCGGTGGGGGCGACCGTGTCCTTCCGCGACGACGTGGAGCTGGGCGGCCCGCTCATCGCCGCGAGCTTCATCGTCGTGGCGATCGGGGGAGGGGAGCTGTTCCCCATCGTCTACCTGCTGATGGCCTTCCTGGTGGCCTTCCTCCCGCGCAACTCGGGGCTCGCGCTGCTGGGCGTGGCGGCCGTGGGCGATGCGCTGGTGACGCTGGGCGGCGACGAGCGCAACCTCACCGCGTTCGCCACCCACACCGTCTTCCTCGCGCTCTTCGCGGGCCTCTACCACCTGGTGCTCAGCGCCCGCATCGCCGCCGCGCGCCGCGCCGAGCACGACGCGGTGAAGAACCGCATCAAGGAGGTGGAGGACCGCGCGCGCACCTTCCGCCTGGTGAGCTCGGGCACCCAGGACAACACCACGGGCATCGAGGACCAGGAGAAGTGGGTGCTGGCCTCGGTGAAGCAGGTGGAGAGCACGGTGCGCGAGGCGCTGGAGATCGCCGAGACGGCGCTGCGCACGCACACCTGCGCCGCGTTCATGCTCACCTCGGACGACCGGGGCCTCAAGATGCAGGACGCGGCCTCCGCCTCCGAGCACCTGCACCGCGAGCGCTTCGCCGCGGGCGAGGGCATCCTGGGCGGCGTGCTCAAGCGCAAGGCGCCGGTGCGCATGTGCGCGGCCGGGGGCCTCAAGGGCGTGAGCTACTACGAGGAGGGCGCCTCGGAGATCCGCGCGGTGCTCGCGGTCCCCATCGTCGAGGGCGGCGGCGCGGTGCGCGGCGTGCTCGTCGCCGACCGCCTGATGGCCGAGCCCTTCAGCGAGCAGGACGAGCGCATCCTCGTCGCCATCGCCACCGCCGTGCTGCGCAGCATGGAGGTGGAGCGGGTGATGACGGACATCCGCAAGCAGCGCGACGACAACAAGAAGTTCCGCACCGCCATCGAGGAGCTCAACCGGGTGGCGAAGGAGCAGGACGTCACCGAGGCGGTGGTGGAGAACGCCCGCGTGCTCGCGGAGCTGGACTTCTGCGCCCTCACGCTGGTGAGCGAGGAGAGCGGGGCGCGCATGCACCGCGTGGTGCGCGTCACCGGCACCACCACCTCCGGCAAGGCGCTGGAGGGCAAGACCTTCGCGGACAACGCGGGCCTGGTCTCCAACGTGGTGCGCTATGCGGCGCCCTTGCCCGGGCGCGACCTCAAGTCCATGGGCACCCCGGTCATCTTCGACGAGGACACCCAGGTGCGTGGGCTGGCCGCGCTGAAGATCTTCCCGCTCAACGCGGACGGCCGCATCCTCGGCACGCTCGTGGCGGGCTCGCGCCGCCGCGCCGCCTTCGACCAGGAGGTCATCCGCAACCTGGAGGTCGTGGCGCTGCAGGCCGCCCAGGCGCTCAACCGCGCCGAGCTCTACAAGGCCATGGAGCGCATGGCCACCACGGACGGGCTCACCGGCCTCTTCAACCACCGCACCTTCCAGAGCAAGGCGGACGAGGCGCTCGCGCAGGCCAAGCGCTACGGGCGCAAGTGCTCGGTCATCCTCACGGACATCGACCACTTCAAGAGCGTCAACGACACCTACGGCCACCCCACGGGCGACGCCGTGCTGCGCAACGTGGCGAAGATCCTGCGCGAGAAGGCCCGCGACACGGACGTGGTGGCGCGCTACGGCGGCGAGGAGTTCGCCATCATCATGCCGGAGACGGACGCGCGCGGCGCCCAGGTCATCGCCGAGCGCATCCGCGAGGCGGTGCGCGCGGAGACCTTCGCGACCGAGATCGGCCCGCTGAAGATCACGCTCTCGCTGGGCATCGCCACCTGCCCGGACAGCGGCACCGAGAAGCAGGCGCTCATCGACCTGGCGGACCAGTGCCTCTACCACGCGAAGCGCAACGGCCGTAACCAGTCGGTCACCGTGGCGCAGATGCAGGGCGGCCGGAAGCTGCACGCGGTGGAGGGCTGA